One Vigna unguiculata cultivar IT97K-499-35 chromosome 7, ASM411807v1, whole genome shotgun sequence genomic region harbors:
- the LOC114191816 gene encoding RAN GTPase-activating protein 1 — MDSSAQAYQHRPLAIKLWPPSQGTRLMLVERMTKNLTTPSIFSRKYGLLSKEEAEEDAKQIEDDAFATATQHFEKEPDGDGSSAVQIYAKESSKLMLEVLKRGPRVKEGGELTSGKADATAETVFDISGGRRAFIEGKEAAELLEPLRGPNSYTKIIFSNRSFGLDAARVAEPILISIKDQLKEVDLSDFIAGRTEAEALEVMSIFSSALEGCALRYLNLSNNAVGEKGVRAFRSLLKSQINLEELYLMNDGISEEAAKAVSELLPSTEKLRVLHFHNNMTGDEGAIAIAEIVKHSPALEDFRCSSTRVGSDGGVALAEALGACKHLRKLDLRDNMFGAEAGVALSKVIPAYTDLTEIYLSYLNLEDDGAEALANALKESAPSLEILDLAGNDITAEGAVSVAACISSKQFLTKINLSENELKDEGVALISKALEVGRQLIEVDLSTNSITWSGAKLVAEAVVGKPGFKLLNINANFISDEGIVELKNIFKNSPDMLGPLDENDPEGEDNEGKDEEDGEHDELESKLKGLGI, encoded by the coding sequence ATGGATTCTTCTGCGCAGGCATACCAACATCGTCCCCTCGCGATCAAATTATGGCCACCTAGCCAGGGTACTAGGCTTATGCTTGTAGAGCGGATGACCAAGAACCTTACCACTCCTTCAATTTTCTCTAGGAAGTACGGACTGCTTAGCAAAGAAGAGGCTGAGGAGGATGCCAAGCAGATAGAGGATGACGCTTTTGCTACTGCAACCCAACATTTTGAGAAGGAGCCTGATGGTGATGGGAGTTCTGCTGTGCAAATTTATGCTAAGGAGTCAAGTAAGCTTATGTTGGAGGTTTTGAAAAGAGGGCCAAGAGTGAAGGAGGGCGGAGAATTAACATCTGGCAAGGCTGATGCGACTGCTGAAACTGTTTTTGACATATCTGGCGGTCGTAGAGCCTTTATTGAGGGAAAGGAAGCAGCAGAACTTTTGGAACCATTAAGGGGACCAAACTCTTATACCAAGATAATTTTTAGCAATAGAAGTTTTGGCTTGGATGCTGCCCGTGTTGCTGAACCCATCCTAATATCAATCAAAGATCAATTGAAAGAGGTAGACCTTTCAGATTTTATTGCTGGAAGAACCGAAGCAGAAGCTCTTGAAGTGATGTCTATATTTTCTTCTGCACTGGAAGGCTGTGCTTTGAGGTATCTGAACCTGTCAAATAATGCCGTGGGTGAGAAGGGGGTTAGAGCTTTCCGGTCTCTCCTCAAATCGCAAATTAATTTAGAGGAGCTTTATTTGATGAATGATGGTATATCAGAAGAAGCTGCAAAAGCAGTTTCTGAATTGCTTCCTTCAACTGAGAAGCTCAGGGTTCTTCATTTCCATAATAACATGACTGGAGACGAAGGTGCAATTGCTATTGCTGAAATAGTGAAACATTCCCCAGCTTTGGAAGATTTTCGGTGCTCATCTACCAGAGTAGGCTCTGATGGTGGAGTTGCCCTTGCAGAAGCACTCGGGGCTTGTAAGCATTTGAGGAAGCTTGATTTGCGTGACAATATGTTTGGGGCAGAGGCTGGGGTTGCTCTAAGTAAAGTTATACCTGCATATACTGATCTTACAGAGATATACCTGAGTTATTTGAACTTGGAGGATGATGGTGCAGAAGCCCTCGCTAACGCCCTCAAGGAGTCTGCACCATCACTGGAAATTTTAGATTTGGCTGGGAATGACATTACTGCAGAAGGTGCTGTCTCTGTGGCTGCCTGTATATCATCAAAACAATTCCTCACTAAGATTAATTTATCTGAGAACGAACTGAAGGATGAAGGTGTAGCTTTGATCAGCAAGGCACTGGAAGTAGGGCGTCAGTTAATTGAAGTTGATTTAAGCACAAACTCGATCACATGGTCAGGTGCTAAGCTGGTGGCTGAAGCTGTTGTGGGGAAACCAGGTTTTAAGTTGTTAAACATTAATGCTAATTTCATTTCTGATGAAGGGATTgttgagttgaaaaatatatttaaaaactcaCCTGATATGCTGGGTCCTTTGGATGAGAATGATCCTGAAGGAGAAGACAATGAGGGGAAGGATGAAGAAGATGGCGAACATGATGAATTGGAATCAAAATTGAAGGGCCTTGGAATTTAG
- the LOC114190509 gene encoding chloroplast stem-loop binding protein of 41 kDa a, chloroplastic, with amino-acid sequence MATIASSSSTVLFSASSSNLPPFSHPSTSRLSFSSSLSSSSSSSLSIKISPTFSSHSSSSSRHFVNHSSFTISASSGEKKKVLIVNTNSGGHAIIGFYFAKELLGAGHSVTVLTVGEEGSDKMKKPPFNRFSEIVSAGGRTVWGNPSEVGSVVGGEVFDAVLDNNGKDLETVRPVIDWAKSSGVKQFLFISSAGIYKPTDEPPHVEGDVVKADAGHAEVEKYLEETFGNWASFRPQYIIGSGNNKDCEEWFFDRIVRDRPVPIPGPGLQLSNLSHARDLSSMLTLAVENPEGAKGTIFNCVGDRAVTLDGIAKLCAQAAGRPVNIVHYDPKAVGVDAKKAFPFRTYHFYAEPRAAKSKLGWESTTKLPEDLKERFEEYVKIGRDKKSIKFEVDDKILEALKVPVSV; translated from the exons ATGGCCACCATTGCTTCTTCCTCATCCACTGTGCTCTTCTCTGCATCCTCTTCCAACCTCCCTCCATTTTCACACCCTTCTACTTCGCGCCTTTCTTTCTCCTCTTCCctttcctcctcctcctcctcctctctgtcaattaaaatttctcCTACCTTTTCATCACACTCTTCTTCAAGTTCTAGACACTTTGTCAACCACTCTTCCTTCACCATCAGTGCCAGTTCTGGTGAGAAGAAGAAGGTGCTCATCGTGAATACCAACAGTGGCGGGCATGCCATTATTGGCTTTTACTTTGCAAAGGAGCTTCTTGGTGCTGGCCACTCGGTCACCGTGCTCACTGTTGGTGAAGAAGGCTCAGACAAGATGAAGAAACCTCCTTTTAACAGATTCTCA GAAATTGTGAGTGCTGGAGGGCGCACGGTATGGGGAAATCCTTCTGAAGTCGGAAGTGTTGTAGGAGGGGAAGTGTTTGATGCGGTCTTGGACAACAATGGCAAGGATCTTGAGACCGTGAG GCCGGTGATTGATTGGGCTAAGAGTTCAGGTGTGAAGCAATTCTTGTTCATCAGTAGTGCTGGAATCTACAAACCAACAGATGAACCTCCACATGTTGAAGGG GATGTTGTTAAGGCTGATGCTGGTCACGCTGAGGTGGAGAAATACCTTGAAGAAACTTTTGGAAATTGGGCATCGTTCCGGCCACAGTACATTATTGGATCTGGCAACAACAAAGACTGTGAGGAGTGGTTTTTCGACA GGATTGTTCGGGACAGACCAGTGCCAATTCCTGGCCCGGGGTTGCAACTCAGTAACTTATCTCATGCTAGGGACTTATCCTCGATGCTTACTCTAGCTGTTGAAAACCCAGAGGGTGCAAAGGGTACCATTTTCAACTGCGTCGGTGACCGTGCGGTGACTCTGGACGGAATCGCCAAACTCTGTGCTCAAGCTGCAGGACGCCCTGTTAACATTGTTCATTATGATCCAAAAGCTGTTGGAGTTGACGCGAAGAAAGCTTTCCCTTTCCGCACCTAT CACTTCTATGCAGAACCCAGAGCAGCCAAAAGTAAATTGGGATGGGAATCAACGACGAAACTCCCAGAAGACCTAAAAGAACGGTTTGAGGAGTACGTAAAGATTGGGAGAGATAAGAAGTCAATCAAGTTCGAGGTAGATGATAAGATTTTAGAGGCATTGAAAGTTCCTGTGTCTGTGTGA
- the LOC114191642 gene encoding probable transmembrane GTPase FZO-like, chloroplastic — MVPCSVTAPSSSLVAAIIPRHTFFSRPYSLPLRFSRASPLNSLSNGSSAQSNHQLFSPSDPPQPRTLFPGGYKRPELKVPTIILQLDSDEVLAADNNAFALIDKAVSKWVGIVLLSSNEASGGKLYQAACSLKSLLQDRAYLLVAERVDIAAAAAASGVLLSDQGLPTVVARSTMVDSKSELVVLPLVARIVHTVDAAMNASKSEGADFLIYGGGDLQRVGREVVSVRESVKIPIFVSCGKDNMSYADMSGLLASGASGFVTSLANFGRYGDEFLHKVFGTVYASTDGGNVSEIELNVDNGFQSGTEEIVAGFVKLEDREKQLIETERLVLNEAVEVIKKAAPLMEEVSLLNDAVSQIDEPFLLVIVGEFNSGKSTVINALLGERYLKEGVVPTTNEITFLRYNDLDIEQQRCERHPDGQYICYLPAPILKEMTIVDTPGTNVILQRQQRLTEEFVPRADLLLFVISADRPLTGSEIDFLRYSQQWKKKAVFVLNKADIYQNNQELEEAMLFIKDNIKRLLNTENVILYPVSARSALESKLIATSNVGRLNEELSTSDSHYGANSFFELENFLYSFLDGSTIPGMDRMRLKLETPVSIADRLISACETLVTQDYRYAKQDLAAVKDIVNSVNDFALNMETESLSWRRQTVSLIETTKSRIVELAETNLQLANFDIIASYAFKGEKNAMPTTSKIQNDIIGPAVSAVQKILQEYEDWLYSKYTLQGRLYKESFEKRWPSLRHESNQMNFETNQLQKKVDQAGSQVIASFSSSAVSKAFEQEVREMIVGTFGQLGVAGFSASLLTSVLQTTLEDLLALGICSAGGYLAISTFPGRRQKVIDKVKRKADNLAYELEEAMKKDLTEAIQSLNTFVKVLSEPYHDEAQNRLNNLVQIQEELSNVERKLRTLQIDIQNLHVS, encoded by the exons ATGGTACCTTGTTCGGTCACAGCCCCTTCTTCTTCACTTGTTGCCGCAATCATTCCACGCCACACCTTCTTCTCTCGTCCTTACTCTCTCCCTCTCCGCTTCTCGCGTGCTTCTCCACTCAATTCTCTCTCCAATGGCTCCTCCGCCCAATCCAACCACCAACTCTTCAGCCCTAGCGACCCGCCGCAGCCCCGGACCCTGTTTCCCGGCGGCTACAAGCGCCCCGAGCTCAAGGTCCCCACTATCATCCTCCAATTGGACTCCGACGAAGTCCTCGCCGCCGACAACAACGCCTTCGCTTTAATCGACAAAGCCGTCTCCAAGTGGGTTGGAATTGTCCTTCTTTCGAGCAATGAAGCAAGCGGTGGCAAGCTCTACCAAGCTGCCTGCTCCTTGAAATCGCTGCTTCAAGATCGCGCGTATTTGCTAGTCGCCGAGCGCGTCGATATTGCTGCTGCCGCTGCCGCTAGTGGAGTTTTGCTCTCTGACCAAG GTCTTCCCACTGTTGTTGCCAGGAGTACGATGGTAGATTCAAAATCTGAATTGGTGGTTCTTCCCTTGGTTGCTAGGATTGTCCACACTGTGGATGCTGCAATGAATGCGTCTAAATCAGAAGGTGCTGATTTTCTTATATATGGCGGTGGTGACCTGCAGCGTGTTGGTCGGGAAGTTGTTTCTGTGCGTGAGAGTGTGAAGATACCTATTTTTGTCTCATGTGGAAAAGATAATATGTCTTATGCGGACATGTCAGGTTTGCTTGCCTCTGGTGCTAGCGGTTTTGTTACTAGTTTGGCAAATTTTGGTCGGTATGGTGATGAGTTCCTGCACAAAGTTTTTGGTACTGTGTATGCAAGTACTGATGGCGGGAATGTGAGTGAGATTGAATTGAACGTTGATAATGGTTTTCAGAGTGGGACGGAGGAGATTGTGGCTGGGTTTGTAAAGCTGGAGGATAGGGAGAAACAGTTAATAGAAACAGAGAGATTGGTGTTGAATGAAGCTGTTGAAGTTATCAAGAAGGCTGCACCTCTG ATGGAGGAGGTTTCACTTCTTAATGATGCGGTTTCTCAAATTGATGAGCCGTTCTTACTGGTTATAGTG GGGGAATTCAACTCTGGTAAATCCACTGTGATTAATGCACTTCTTGGAGAAAGATATCTCAAAGAGGGAGTTGTTCCTACAACTAATGAGATCACATTTTTACGATATAATGACTTAGATATTGAACAACAAAGGTGTGAAAGACACCCAGATGGTCAATATATTTGTTACCTTCCTGCTCCAATTCTTAAAGAA ATGACCATTGTTGATACACCTGGAACTAATGTGATTCTTCAGAGACAGCAGCGTCTTACTGAGGAATTTGTACCACGTGCAGATTTACTTCTTTTTGTCATTTCTGCTGACCGCCCTTTAACTGGAAGTGAG ATTGATTTTCTTCGATATTCTCAGCAGTGGAAGAAGAAAGCGGTCTTTGTCTTGAATAAAGCTGACATATATCAGAATAATCAGGAG CTTGAGGAAGCAATGTTGTTCATTAAGGACAACATAAAGAGATTGCTGAACACTGAAAATGTCATATTGTATCCTGTATCTGCTCGGTCAGCTCTTGAATCAAAACTTATAGCTACCTCCAATGTTGGGAGGCTAAATGAAGAACTGTCAACCTCTGATTCTCATTATGGTGCCAACAGCTTCTTTGAACTTGAAAACTTCTTGTATAGCTTTCTAGATGGGTCAACAATCCCAGGAATGGACAGAATGAGGCTCAAACTTGAAACACCTGTTTCAATTGCAGATAGACTAATATCTGCATGTGAAACTCTTGTGACACAAGACTATCGATATGCCAAGCAGGATTTGGCTGCAGTGAAAGACATTGTTAATAGTGTAAATGATTTTGCTTTGAATATGGAAACTGAGAGCCTTTCTTGGAGGAGACAAACTGTTTCTTTG ATTGAAACTACAAAATCACGCATCGTAGAGCTTGCTGAAACTAATCTGCAATTGgcaaattttgatattattgcTTCATACGCTttcaaaggagaaaaaaatgCAATGCCCACTACCTCAAAGATTCAGAATGACATAATTGGTCCTGCTGTCTCAGCTGTCCAG AAAATACTTCAAGAATATGAAGATTGGTTATATTCCAAATATACCCTACAAGGGAGACTATACAAGGAATCCTTTGAAAAACGGTGGCCCTCCTTGAGGCATGAAAGTAATCAGATGAATTTTGAGACAAACCAGTTGCAAAAGAAAGTGGATCAAGCTGGTAGTCAGGTGATTGCCAGTTTCAGCAGCAGTGCAGTTTCAAAGGCATTTGAGCAAGAAGTACGGGAAATG ATCGTAGGGACTTTTGGTCAACTGGGTGTGGCCGGTTTCTCTGCTTCGCTACTGACATCTGTTCTGCAAACCACCTTGGAAGATCTTCTTGCTCTTGGTATTTGTTCAGCTGGCGg ATACCTAGCTATATCAACTTTCCCTGGTCGCAGGCAGAAGGTGATAGATAAGGTGAAAAGAAAGGCAGATAACTTAGCTTATGAACTTGAAGAAGCCATGAAAAAGGATTTAACTGAAGCCATACAAAGTTTGAATACCTTTGTGAAAGTCCTTAGCGAACCTTACCACGATGAAGCGCAGAATAGACTTAACAACTTAGTACAGATTCAAGAAGAATTATCAAATGTTGAGAGAAAACTTAGAACACTGCAAATTGACATTCAAAATCTTCATGTGTCGTGA